The Topomyia yanbarensis strain Yona2022 chromosome 3, ASM3024719v1, whole genome shotgun sequence nucleotide sequence aattttggttatttaaaaaaaaatatttgcccctgatttttttcagcgattttgaagggggggggggagggtgacataatttttaaaaaagattcgCAATGGCCtaattccacgattgccaagaggagtcgggagaaatgatgcattttttaattgaatttacgtacaattcaattgtttttcaatgattggattgtgcgttttatgtatttgaaatggttcgtTTGTAAATCTTTAGTtcaaagtataaaataaatagttttcaaaatatgtcgtaaaaataattattaattattattaattatattgGACGCAGCTTTTAGATTGTATTTCTTAGAAACAgtatgtttattatgtttctctattgtagggtaataagtaaaacccgaacgttctgacagaggAATTTTtctaataatgacattgctaagcgttcgttcagaaaataaatccagttgcgtccttctcaaatggtacaagtcatagttttaagtcatttttaatgcagactgcagtgTTTATCAATTATTCTTTGAAGtgtggttgcggtaataccgcgtggtaaaagctcatttcccgcactgCATCCGCTGGAAAAAGaatctcaccgcaccgcagtttttgcggtgcgggtgcggtaaataccgcgcggttgcggtatttACCGTAACTCGACGAACCCTAACTTGTGCTTACAACACTATTGGTAAAATTCAGCTCATTCTACAAATACCATCACTGTATggagaaaatataaatttttaatattacaTAAGATTTTCCTGGCTTCTACATATCTTAACCTTAACACAGGCATTTGTTGTTATGTTATGAAAATGAGATTGAAGCAAGAGTAGAAACAGCGCCTATCGCACGTCAAATTGTTTAGATTCAGAAATGTGTCCAAATCCACTGGCACCAACCTAATAAAAGTGTTCGGAAAACGTTTATCGACAGCTAGGAAGACTGGATCGAAGGAAAATCGAAATCCGGAGGCTGTAAAAACGGCAAGATGTTTCAAGTAGAACCTTGATCACTTCGTTCGAGATATCGCAAGCAAGCTGGGAGTGTTGTCTACAACCGTGCGTTGAGCTAAAAAACAAAGCGGACTGCCGACTTACAAGAGGGTAGttgctccaaatcgtgacgataaGCAAAACAAGTCGGCCAGATAATGCTCACAGAAGGTGTACATGAAAATACTGACGAAGTTTGATAGCGTGGTACAGGGTGATGAAACTTAAGCTAAGGCAGACTTTAAACAGCTTCCTCGATAGTAATATTAAACGTCGATTGGAAGAGGAAAGGTGGCAAAGGTTTTCAAATACAATAAACTGTCGAAGTTCGTAAAGAAATATCTCGTGTGGCAGGCTATCTGTTCCTGTGACTTGAAGAGCGACATTTATATCGCAACCGGGAccatcaaccaggaaatttatgTTCAGGAGTGTCTGGAAAATTCATGTTTCGATACATCAGTACATCATCTGAGAATATGTGTTACGAGTTTATTAATATATTAGATAAAGTGCTTGTCTTTCTGAACTAAATAGCAGTTTATAGGATTTTTTAGCATTTTCTGAAGAATACACCAAAGAACTTCATTtcccattttattttttacatgaaTTGCTATAAATTTATTTGAATAGTTTCTTTTTGCAGTATTTGGCCACACATTATCAATGGTACGCACTTTAAGTGAAAGGTTAGATTGACTTTATATCGAAATCTGAAATTGTGAGTAATATATATTTTATCAAGAAAGCTCAGAATGAGCGCTCCATTACGCATTTACTGGAACCGCTTATGATTTAAGGGCCATTACGTCGTATTCCAGTTTTGTCCACTGTTTCTTATGCTGCGTAGAcgcaaatttaaagaattttcgaaaacataaaaaataaaccATTGATAATTCAATCCCTTTACAGAGTTTTCACCGCCTGATTTATGGAGCCAGCATCACCAAAGTGATTTCAATTGCAATATTTCATTACATAACAGCTGATTCCAAAATATGCAGCTCTAGTGATCATAGTTTAAATCAATTAAACAATCTCTGAAACGCATTTACTCAATCTCACTTTGTTTTGAAAGCACTTCTTAACCACAACAAAAAGTCAAGGTAAACTTCATCCTCAACGGAATATAATCATGAATAGCCTTtatatttatttgaaaataaaccaaataaaaccatttaacgcacacacatacacctAACTATAAATGCACCAAACACAGCTCAATCCACCTGCAGCTTCCGGAACGTACCGATCGCTCCGCTCTCCAGCTCGGAGTTGGTGGATTCCTTCCAGTATTCCGACCCCTCAGCAACGTCCATGTCCATTTCGTCGTGAGCCAACAGCTTCGGGCGCAACTGCCGACAGAGCTGCTTGTAGTTTTCAATCAACTCCGCTTGCGGAATCTTACCACCGTACTCCTTTGGCAGCAGATTCTTGTCCACCCTGGTGTAGAGCTCTTCCCAGTTGCGATGGCACTGTAATTATGAAATAAAAGGCACGTCACAGATTAAAACCTCACTCCGAAGAACGCACTCTGAAAAAGGAAACAATACTCACAAACACTCGATTCCGCAGCTTTTCGTTGGCCAACTGAAGAGCAAAATTGGCCACCGTCAGTGCTGCTGGCGGCGTATTGACAAAGTGCACCTCCTGAGTACGCATCGGCGTTGCGTTGTTTAGCACTCTCGTCAGCATACGTATTTCATTGAAGGACACAATATTCAAGTGGGCGAGTGTGATCTTTGAGAAGTCATAAATAAGCACAAAACCTGCACACTGAACTTCATTAACATCATGTAACACCTCGGCCGCCAGCATATGAATTCTGCAGGCGTGGGCTCCCGTGAACTTGGCCGGATCAACACCGGATGCTTCGCTGAACATTAACGTGCGCCCCTTGCTGTCCCGTTCGGCCAGTGGAAACAGATAGCCGGAATCGACCAGAGCACCCAGTTCCGGTTCGTCGACATCCAGCCGACTGAACCATTTCTTGTGCAGAACGCGAGCCGCCAAAAATCGTTCCAGCATTTTTgacgaattgataaaattgtattttttggtTCTCAGAAATCGAAGCAGAAACGGTGCATCTGTGCGGACTTTTTTGATGTGAGGATGCTTGGCGATCCAGTCCCGGAATTGCTTCAACGATTGTTCGCGTATGTTGTCGTCTTCGCGGAGGTATTTCGTTGCAAGATTTTTGAAGAAATCGTCCAATTCGGGCATATTGTCATCGTACTTTTTGGGAGCCTTGTCCAGACAGGGAGCCAACACTTCACTCGGCATTTTGgcagaaaacaacaaaa carries:
- the LOC131690389 gene encoding clavesin-1-like, with protein sequence MPSEVLAPCLDKAPKKYDDNMPELDDFFKNLATKYLREDDNIREQSLKQFRDWIAKHPHIKKVRTDAPFLLRFLRTKKYNFINSSKMLERFLAARVLHKKWFSRLDVDEPELGALVDSGYLFPLAERDSKGRTLMFSEASGVDPAKFTGAHACRIHMLAAEVLHDVNEVQCAGFVLIYDFSKITLAHLNIVSFNEIRMLTRVLNNATPMRTQEVHFVNTPPAALTVANFALQLANEKLRNRVFCHRNWEELYTRVDKNLLPKEYGGKIPQAELIENYKQLCRQLRPKLLAHDEMDMDVAEGSEYWKESTNSELESGAIGTFRKLQVD